One region of Tamandua tetradactyla isolate mTamTet1 chromosome 6, mTamTet1.pri, whole genome shotgun sequence genomic DNA includes:
- the RGS22 gene encoding regulator of G-protein signaling 22 isoform X12 gives MSERHSVQVSSGTGNEVESLAVNFKYSGFRDFCTSSFQDHGYRELLKSCSSGNTEKEFLGKKEKGPTLFREHLETSRLDLTPPLESPTQKKRFVFPRKENDKTPELCETPKVSGKKFLLRRRLNVSFSLLKEDFESQNSSLDSNKSQILNLEKNIPSSASNFSRQNNFSPLVTSTLKTEEATSSSQKLRLNFSQQKTSTIDDSKGDCSLFEVECISPIQGSSFKDSVTHNFSDSSSSVNDENTYPELLGHSVSTTTCVTDEDIFVTPINDLVANVKFNASETLSSSTEERGNISTPEDSGFNSLSLDKSEDSLSDQEGSFQELLQKHKGTLKVGDTIRKSRRLGRSRRLSTLLEQGSQSETEEEKQIVHSYSETEPAAISDISESQLSNDNMSGDFILSIKNLSKTPALQLVHELLMKSKRKRFQHNVAHELLEERDGGKIAVLQCVLAGLIGKKMGVDKLDILTELKYRNLKHILAMVLDSLTAESLCRVWRVSRNWREIVVQDKKANQRRKFYMTQLKTNSEGAILNVKDAATRLHLLNRSALRSVQAQARTTGSQKEQVPNLSPWGEVLTPIATSSVTPLSSKQEEYVKVAKTLFIDEALKPCPRCQSPAKYQPYKKRGLCSRAACGFDFCVLCFCAYHGSEECSRGAAKPRNRKDALPGSAQSKRNLKRL, from the exons ATGTCAGAAAGGCACTCAGTTCAAGTTAGCTCTGGAACAGGAAATGAAGTGGAATCTCTTGCTGTCAATTTCAAGTATTCTGGCTTCAGAGATTTTTGTACATCTTCATTTCAAGATCATGGCTATAGGGAGTTACTAAAATCTTGCAGCTCTGGtaatacagaaaaagaatttttgggaaagaaagaaaaaggcccaACATTATTCCGTGAACACCTTGAAACTTCAAGATTGGACTTAACACCTCCTTTAGAATCTCCAACCCAAAAAAAGAGATTTGTTTTCCctaggaaagaaaatgataaaacccCAGAACTCTGTGAAACTCCTAAAGTCAGTGGAAAAAAATTCTTACTGCGCAGAAGATTGAATGTATCTTTCTCTCTTCTAAAGGAGGACTTTGAATCACAAAATAGTTCTTTAGATAGTAATAAAAGCCAAATTCTCaacctagaaaaaaatattccaagtaGTGCTTCAAATTTTTCaagacaaaataattttagtCCTTTAGTTACTAGcactttaaaaacagaagaaGCTACTTCCAGCAGTCAAAAATTGAGACTtaatttttcacaacaaaagacTTCCACAATAGATGATTCCAAAGGTGATTGTAGCCTATTTGAAGTTGAATGTATATCTCCAATTCAGGGCAGTAGTTTTAAAGACTCTGTCACACATAACTTTAGTGATAGCAGTTCAAGTGTTAATGATGAGAATACATATCCTGAACTTTTGGGCCACTCTGTTAGTACAACAACTTGTGTAACAGATGAGGATATATTTGTGACTCCAATAAATGATCTTGTAGCAAACGTTAAATTTAATGCAAGTGAAACTCTTTCTTCTTCAACTGAAGAGAGAGGCAATATTTCAACACCTGAAGACAGTGGTTTTAATTCACTTAGTTTAGATAAGTCAGAAGATTCTCTTTCTGACCAAGAGGGTTCTTTTCAAGAACTACTTCAGAAACATAAGGGAACTCTTAAGGTGGGGGACACCATAAGAAAGTCAAGGCGTCTTGGAAGGTCTAGAAGATTGTCCACCCTTCTGGAGCAAGGCTCGCAATCTGagacagaagaagaaaagcagattGTCCACTCTTACTCTGAAACAGAACCAGCAGCTATTTCAGACATCTCAGAGAGTCAGCTGAGCAATGATAATATGAGTGgagattttattttaagcattaaGAATTTATCAAAGACCCCGGCCTTGCAACTAGTGCATGAGCTCTTgatgaaaagcaaaaggaaaagattccagcacaatgttgcacatgaactcctagaagaaagagATGGGGGGAAAATAGCTGTATTGCAATGTGTACTTGCAGGCTTGATTGGCAAGAAAATGGGTGTAGATAAATTGGACATCCTAACAGAATTGAAATATAGAAATTTAAAGCATATTCTTGCTATGGTTTTAGATTCCTTGACTGCAGAAAGCCTATGCag AGTTTGGAGAGTAAGCAGAAATTGGCGTGAAATTGTTGTTCAAGATAAAAAAGCTAATCAGAGGAGGAAATTTTATATGACACAGCTGAAAACAAATTCTGAG GGTGCTATATTAAATGTTAAGGATGCTGCAACTCGGCTCCATCTTCTAAATCGATCAGCTTTAAGATCTGTGCAAGCACAGGCTAGGACAACAGGTTCTCAGAAAGAACAAGTTCCGAATTTATCTCCTTGGGGAGAAGTTTTGACACCTATAGCAACCTCTTCTGTTACTCCTTTAAGTAGTAAACAGGAAGAATATGTTAAG GTTGCTAAAACGCTTTTTATTGATGAAGCATTAAAACCTTGTCCAAGGTGCCAATCCCCTGCTAAGTACCAGCCATATAAGAAAAGGGGACTGTGTAGCCGTGCAGCCTGTGGTTTTGACTTTTGTGTGTTATGTTTCTGTGCTTATCATGGGTCTGAAGAATGTAGTAGAGGAGCAGCAAAgccaagaaatagaaaagatgCTCTTCCAGGAAGTGCCCAGAGTAAGCGGAATTTAAAACGCCTCTAA